Proteins encoded in a region of the Roseateles sp. SL47 genome:
- a CDS encoding UbiD family decarboxylase domain-containing protein, with the protein MKYRDLRDFIGALEGMGELRRVGEPVSPVLEMTALSDMVLKAEGPALLFEQPSGYRTKVLANLFGTPRRVALGMGAASTTQLREVGQLLASLKEPEPPRGLKDVGRLAQMAKALWDMKPSVVRRPPCQEQVVEGPDVDLKRLPIQTCWPGDIGPLLTWGLVVTRGPQSIAQPRLRQNLGIYRQQLIGRRQLIMRWLAHRGGALDFRDFALANPGQAFPIVVALGADPATILGAVTPVPDTLSEYQFAGLLRGSRTELADTQVGEAGRMLQVPASAEFVLEGCIPPAEPGFTGHSEDGVPLKEKGGYLHALEGPFGDHTGYYNEQDWFPVFEVNRITQREGAIYHSTYTGKPPDEPAVLGVALNEVFVPILQKQFPEIVDFYLPPEGCSYRMAVISIRKAYPGHAKRLMFGLWSYLRQFMYTKFIVIVDEDVDIRSWQDVIWAITTRMDPARDTTLVESTPIDYLDFASPVSGLGGKMGLDATNKWAGETSREWGRVIEMPAEQKARAQDLYKRLFGG; encoded by the coding sequence ATGAAGTATCGAGATTTGCGTGACTTTATCGGCGCTTTGGAAGGCATGGGAGAGCTGCGTCGCGTCGGCGAGCCGGTGTCTCCGGTGCTGGAGATGACGGCCCTCAGCGACATGGTGCTCAAGGCAGAAGGGCCCGCGCTGCTGTTCGAACAACCGAGCGGTTATCGCACAAAGGTGCTGGCCAACCTGTTTGGAACCCCACGTCGGGTGGCCTTGGGCATGGGCGCGGCGTCGACCACTCAATTGAGGGAGGTCGGACAACTGCTGGCCAGCCTCAAAGAGCCGGAACCGCCTCGGGGATTGAAGGACGTGGGGCGCCTGGCCCAGATGGCCAAGGCCTTGTGGGACATGAAACCCTCGGTCGTGCGCCGTCCCCCCTGCCAGGAGCAGGTGGTGGAGGGGCCGGACGTGGATCTCAAGCGCCTGCCGATCCAGACCTGCTGGCCAGGAGACATCGGCCCGCTGCTGACCTGGGGGCTGGTGGTCACCCGGGGGCCGCAGTCGATCGCCCAACCGCGGCTGCGCCAGAACCTGGGGATTTATCGCCAGCAACTCATTGGCCGGCGCCAGCTCATCATGCGCTGGCTGGCCCACCGGGGCGGCGCCCTGGATTTCCGGGACTTCGCACTGGCAAATCCGGGACAAGCGTTCCCCATCGTGGTGGCGCTTGGGGCGGACCCCGCCACCATTCTGGGGGCCGTCACGCCGGTGCCGGACACCCTGTCCGAATACCAGTTTGCCGGCCTGCTGCGCGGCTCCCGCACCGAACTGGCGGACACCCAGGTGGGGGAGGCCGGCCGCATGCTGCAGGTGCCCGCCAGCGCTGAATTTGTGCTGGAAGGCTGCATTCCGCCTGCGGAGCCAGGCTTTACCGGTCACAGCGAAGACGGCGTGCCGCTCAAGGAAAAGGGCGGCTACCTGCATGCGCTGGAAGGGCCGTTTGGCGACCACACGGGTTATTACAACGAACAGGATTGGTTCCCGGTCTTCGAAGTGAACCGCATCACACAGCGGGAGGGCGCCATCTATCACTCCACCTACACCGGCAAGCCGCCCGATGAGCCCGCCGTGCTGGGGGTGGCGCTGAACGAGGTGTTCGTGCCCATCCTGCAAAAGCAGTTCCCGGAGATCGTTGACTTCTATCTGCCGCCGGAGGGCTGCAGCTACCGGATGGCGGTCATCTCCATCCGCAAGGCGTATCCCGGCCATGCGAAACGGCTGATGTTCGGCCTGTGGAGCTATCTGCGCCAGTTCATGTACACGAAGTTCATTGTCATCGTGGACGAGGATGTGGACATCCGCAGCTGGCAGGACGTGATCTGGGCCATCACCACCCGCATGGATCCGGCGCGGGATACCACGCTGGTGGAGTCCACCCCGATCGACTACCTCGACTTTGCATCCCCGGTCAGCGGCCTGGGCGGCAAGATGGGTCTGGATGCCACCAACAAGTGGGCCGGTGAGACGTCCCGCGAATGGGGGCGGGTGATCGAGATGCCGGCCGAGCAAAAAGCCCGCGCGCAAGATTTATATAAGCGTTTGTTCGGGGGCTGA
- a CDS encoding lytic transglycosylase domain-containing protein, translating to MTARSHVLSLSLQARSALVLFVKDIGQGLLVVSHNTLALLGFAVLAIGIVFASQADLRQDTESKVLGWLNARHEARVEASGDVLALMAEPDAISRATAVDPKQLTHQQAAVAQYLARRYRVAPEPVSRLVKEAWEVGQRARVDPTLILSIMAIESGFNPFAQSSVGAQGLMQVLTRVHDDKYEAFGGNLAAFDPITNLRVGVQVLKECIQRAGSIEEGLRRYVGAANLPDDTGYAARVLAEQDLLKMVVAGRNVSPNAPRPAREPSSAPQPSPPNGEQVAMVSHPTP from the coding sequence ATGACAGCGCGTTCGCATGTTCTTTCCCTCTCGCTCCAGGCGCGTTCTGCCCTGGTCTTGTTTGTCAAGGATATTGGCCAGGGTCTTCTGGTCGTCAGTCACAACACGCTCGCCCTGCTTGGATTTGCCGTTCTGGCCATCGGCATCGTGTTCGCCAGCCAGGCAGATCTCCGCCAGGACACCGAAAGCAAGGTGCTGGGCTGGCTGAATGCCCGCCATGAAGCCCGTGTGGAAGCCTCCGGTGATGTACTGGCCCTCATGGCCGAGCCGGACGCCATCAGCCGAGCCACTGCGGTAGACCCGAAGCAGCTCACCCACCAGCAGGCGGCGGTGGCGCAATATCTGGCGCGCCGCTACCGCGTGGCGCCGGAGCCGGTGAGCCGCCTGGTGAAGGAAGCCTGGGAGGTCGGGCAGCGCGCCCGCGTGGACCCCACGCTGATCCTGTCCATCATGGCCATTGAGTCGGGGTTCAACCCCTTCGCCCAAAGCTCGGTGGGCGCCCAGGGTCTGATGCAGGTGCTGACGCGCGTGCATGACGACAAGTACGAAGCCTTCGGCGGCAATCTGGCCGCGTTCGACCCCATCACCAACCTGCGGGTCGGCGTGCAGGTGCTGAAGGAGTGCATTCAGCGCGCGGGCAGCATCGAAGAAGGTCTGCGCCGTTATGTGGGCGCCGCCAATCTGCCGGACGACACCGGTTATGCCGCACGCGTGCTGGCTGAGCAGGACCTGCTGAAGATGGTGGTGGCCGGCCGCAATGTGTCGCCCAACGCACCTCGTCCGGCCCGCGAGCCGTCGTCGGCACCGCAACCCAGCCCTCCGAATGGAGAGCAGGTTGCCATGGTGAGCCACCCCACTCCCTGA
- the glyA gene encoding serine hydroxymethyltransferase: MFDRNQHTLANVDAEVFAAIQQETQRQEDHIELIASENYTSPAVMQAQGSQLTNKYAEGYPGKRYYGGCEYVDIVEQLAIDRLKQLFGAEYANVQPNSGSQANQGVFFALLQPGDTIMGMSLAEGGHLTHGMPLNMSGKWFNVISYGLNDKEEIDYDAMEALAREKKPKLIIAGASAYALRIDFERFSRIAKEIGAYFMVDMAHYAGLIAAGVYPNPLPFADVVTSTTHKSLRGPRGGIILMNDEAIAKKINSAIFPGIQGGPLMHVIAGKAVAFKEALTPEFKAYQQQVVANAKVLAETLIERGLRIVSGRTESHVMLVDLRPKGLTGKEAEAILGAAHMTCNKNGIPNDPQKPMVTSGIRLGTPAMTTRGFKEEQARQTAHLIADVLDNPHDEANLAKVRAQVAELARQFPVYR; this comes from the coding sequence ATGTTTGACCGCAATCAACACACCCTCGCCAACGTGGACGCGGAAGTCTTTGCCGCGATCCAGCAGGAAACCCAGCGCCAGGAAGATCACATCGAGCTGATCGCTTCCGAGAACTACACCTCCCCGGCGGTGATGCAGGCGCAAGGCAGCCAGCTCACCAACAAGTACGCCGAAGGGTATCCGGGCAAGCGTTACTACGGCGGCTGCGAATATGTGGACATCGTCGAGCAGCTCGCCATCGACCGTCTGAAGCAATTGTTTGGTGCCGAATACGCCAACGTGCAACCCAATTCCGGCTCCCAGGCCAACCAGGGCGTGTTCTTCGCGCTGCTGCAGCCCGGCGACACCATCATGGGCATGAGCCTCGCCGAAGGCGGCCACCTGACCCACGGCATGCCGCTGAACATGAGCGGCAAGTGGTTCAACGTCATCAGCTACGGTCTCAACGACAAGGAAGAGATCGACTATGACGCGATGGAAGCCCTGGCCCGCGAGAAGAAGCCCAAGCTGATCATTGCTGGCGCCTCCGCCTATGCCCTGCGCATCGACTTCGAGCGCTTCTCCCGCATCGCCAAGGAAATCGGCGCCTACTTCATGGTGGACATGGCCCACTATGCCGGCCTGATCGCCGCAGGTGTCTACCCCAACCCGCTGCCTTTTGCGGACGTGGTCACCTCCACCACGCACAAGAGCCTGCGTGGCCCTCGTGGCGGCATCATCCTGATGAACGACGAGGCGATTGCCAAGAAGATCAACTCGGCCATCTTCCCCGGCATCCAGGGCGGCCCGTTGATGCATGTCATCGCCGGCAAGGCGGTGGCCTTCAAGGAAGCGCTGACGCCTGAATTCAAGGCCTACCAGCAACAAGTGGTGGCCAATGCCAAGGTGCTGGCCGAAACCCTGATCGAACGTGGCCTGCGCATCGTCTCCGGCCGGACCGAAAGCCATGTGATGCTGGTGGACCTGCGTCCCAAGGGCCTGACCGGCAAGGAAGCCGAGGCCATCTTGGGCGCCGCCCACATGACCTGCAACAAGAACGGCATCCCGAACGACCCGCAGAAGCCGATGGTCACCAGCGGCATCCGTCTGGGCACTCCGGCCATGACCACGCGTGGTTTCAAGGAAGAACAGGCCCGCCAGACCGCCCACCTGATTGCCGACGTGCTGGACAACCCGCACGACGAGGCCAATCTGGCCAAGGTCCGCGCCCAAGTGGCCGAACTGGCTCGCCAGTTCCCGGTCTACCGCTGA
- the nrdR gene encoding transcriptional regulator NrdR, translated as MRCPFCGHGDTQVSETRESDEGDVVRRRRRCHSCDKRFTTYERADIALPMVVKKDGTRADFDASKLRASMSLALRKRPVSIEQIDAALERIQEKLLTSGAREVASTKLGEHVMRELKKIDKVAYVRFASVYRSFEDVDEFRQLIRDI; from the coding sequence ATGCGTTGCCCGTTCTGTGGCCATGGCGACACCCAGGTGTCGGAAACCCGTGAGTCCGACGAGGGTGACGTTGTGCGTCGGCGCCGCCGGTGCCACTCCTGCGACAAGCGCTTCACCACCTACGAGCGGGCCGACATCGCCCTTCCGATGGTGGTGAAGAAGGACGGCACACGGGCGGATTTTGATGCCTCCAAGCTGCGCGCATCGATGTCCCTGGCCCTGCGCAAGCGGCCGGTGAGCATCGAGCAGATCGACGCCGCGCTGGAGCGCATCCAGGAGAAGCTGCTCACCAGCGGTGCGCGGGAAGTGGCCTCCACCAAGCTGGGCGAGCACGTGATGCGTGAACTCAAGAAGATCGACAAGGTGGCGTATGTGCGCTTCGCGTCGGTCTATCGCAGCTTTGAGGACGTGGATGAGTTCCGACAGTTGATTCGGGACATCTGA
- a CDS encoding prepilin-type N-terminal cleavage/methylation domain-containing protein, protein MTPPHTTLLRRCNTRPTCHGFTLLETLVVVALLAALLAFVLPAGIQWQQRQRLWHAAEQVLSDLYLARGEALHGARNIIFRIIPSAAGSCYVVFSGPVNGCSCSVEGPPSCGGDARPLKTAQWPHRSGFPMLITNVPSMLFSGRQGTVALAATLRISIEDVGEVRHVVGITGRIRSCSAGKSFMRWAACEGAGS, encoded by the coding sequence ATGACCCCTCCGCACACGACCCTGCTCCGGCGCTGTAACACCCGCCCAACATGCCACGGCTTCACGCTGCTGGAAACCCTGGTGGTGGTGGCGCTGCTCGCGGCGCTGCTGGCCTTTGTGCTGCCGGCCGGCATCCAGTGGCAGCAGCGGCAGCGGCTCTGGCATGCTGCCGAGCAGGTGCTTAGCGACCTGTACCTGGCGCGTGGCGAGGCGCTGCACGGCGCCCGCAACATCATCTTTCGCATCATCCCTTCGGCCGCCGGCAGTTGCTATGTGGTCTTCAGCGGGCCGGTGAACGGCTGCAGCTGCAGTGTGGAAGGTCCCCCCAGTTGCGGCGGTGATGCACGACCGCTGAAAACCGCTCAATGGCCCCACCGTTCAGGTTTTCCGATGCTGATCACCAATGTGCCGTCGATGCTCTTCAGTGGCCGGCAGGGCACCGTGGCCCTCGCGGCCACGCTGCGCATCAGCATCGAGGACGTGGGGGAAGTGCGGCATGTCGTGGGCATCACGGGGCGCATTCGCAGTTGCTCTGCCGGGAAGTCTTTCATGCGCTGGGCCGCTTGCGAAGGAGCGGGGTCATGA
- a CDS encoding type IV pilin protein encodes MTRALHPIPIGFTLLELMLALLLLGLLTSVALPGYRNHWLKAHRAEAVEALNTLHLAQEAFRTQQTRYAQSLTELMASELSAQQRYRLRVLQASAEGYTLEAEALGDQVQDQHCQRFRLVQQQGQVSVYGLGAGQTLSPSCWPQ; translated from the coding sequence ATGACACGCGCCTTGCATCCCATCCCGATCGGATTCACCTTGCTGGAACTGATGCTGGCGCTGCTGCTGCTGGGCCTCCTCACCAGCGTGGCCCTGCCGGGCTACCGCAACCATTGGCTGAAAGCCCATCGGGCGGAAGCTGTGGAGGCACTGAACACCCTGCATCTGGCGCAAGAAGCGTTCCGGACCCAACAGACCCGTTATGCCCAGAGCCTGACCGAGCTGATGGCGTCCGAGCTGTCCGCGCAGCAACGCTACCGGCTGCGTGTGCTCCAGGCGTCGGCGGAGGGCTACACGCTGGAAGCCGAGGCCTTGGGAGACCAGGTACAGGACCAGCACTGCCAGCGATTCAGGCTGGTTCAACAGCAGGGGCAGGTCAGCGTCTACGGGCTGGGTGCCGGGCAGACCCTGTCGCCGAGTTGTTGGCCGCAGTGA
- a CDS encoding PilW family protein, with protein MFNSPSHQDCAARARSWQSAPRAKPPLAARISASAGFTLIEFMVGLTIGLVVVAGALSWAGQSLAAQVRQRRSWQLHQELRAIASQLQMELRRAGAHGRPSQLVWRADRGASANPFTEISASGGGWSGASSGTSSSAGSSGGNLGSSGTLRLNRALDRDITQPDASTEVTFRWLDGRLDQTIGGRFQPWTDPALMQISGFSASVHRVPHPLGPPCAPAVETRTVQVLLQGQSTQDPKIQQQLGLSVHVRNDPAPIASPDPALAGGCP; from the coding sequence ATGTTCAACTCCCCCTCGCACCAGGACTGCGCAGCCCGTGCGCGAAGCTGGCAGAGTGCGCCACGCGCGAAGCCACCACTGGCGGCCCGAATCTCCGCCTCTGCCGGCTTCACCCTCATCGAATTCATGGTCGGGCTCACCATCGGCTTGGTGGTGGTGGCGGGCGCCTTGAGCTGGGCCGGCCAGAGTCTCGCGGCTCAGGTCCGCCAGCGCCGAAGCTGGCAACTGCATCAGGAGTTGCGGGCCATCGCCTCGCAATTGCAGATGGAATTGCGGCGTGCCGGCGCGCACGGGCGCCCCTCTCAGTTGGTGTGGCGCGCGGACAGGGGGGCCAGTGCCAATCCATTCACAGAGATCAGCGCAAGCGGTGGTGGGTGGAGCGGTGCATCCAGCGGCACCAGTAGCAGCGCTGGAAGCAGCGGGGGTAACCTCGGTAGCAGCGGCACGCTTCGTTTGAACCGGGCCCTGGACCGCGACATCACGCAGCCCGATGCCAGCACCGAGGTCACGTTTCGCTGGCTGGATGGCCGCCTGGACCAGACCATCGGCGGCCGCTTCCAACCGTGGACCGACCCGGCGCTGATGCAGATCAGCGGATTCTCTGCCTCGGTACACAGGGTGCCTCATCCCTTGGGGCCGCCCTGCGCACCCGCTGTGGAGACACGCACGGTGCAGGTTCTGCTGCAAGGGCAGTCCACACAAGACCCAAAGATTCAGCAGCAGTTGGGGCTGTCCGTCCATGTGCGCAACGACCCTGCGCCCATCGCCTCCCCCGACCCCGCGCTTGCAGGAGGCTGCCCATGA
- the ribD gene encoding bifunctional diaminohydroxyphosphoribosylaminopyrimidine deaminase/5-amino-6-(5-phosphoribosylamino)uracil reductase RibD: MHSDSSPTDLPLSPQDLDLLAGALALAEQAIGLTDPNPRVGCIITNAQGNVLGSGHTQAAGQAHAEVMALRDVQARGHDARGATAYVTLEPCAHHGRTPPCCDALVAAGIARVVVALRDPNPLVGGHGLGRLRAAGVQTHLLPVDHPVAVAARELNIGFLSRMERGRPFVRMKIAASLDGRTALHNGVSQWITGPEARADGHAWRRRAGAVLTGIGTAKEDNPRLDVREVPTHLQPQRVLVDSRLTLFPEARLLDAPGHLWVYHAQPDAGALGQALMARGAALISLPDPHGKVDLTAMIQDLGRRGINELHLEAGNKLNGSLLRTGLVDELLVYLAPMLLGDGRGMVDLGHLTALDQAPRYTVVDMRPVGQDIRLRLRPAPPQTLQR, translated from the coding sequence ATGCATTCCGATTCCTCCCCCACCGACCTCCCACTGTCCCCGCAGGACCTGGACCTTCTCGCGGGCGCCCTGGCGCTGGCCGAGCAGGCCATCGGCCTGACCGACCCCAACCCTCGTGTCGGCTGCATCATCACCAACGCCCAGGGGAACGTCCTGGGCTCGGGTCACACCCAGGCCGCCGGCCAGGCCCATGCGGAGGTCATGGCGCTGCGGGACGTGCAGGCCCGCGGCCATGACGCCCGTGGCGCCACGGCCTACGTCACGCTGGAACCTTGCGCCCATCACGGCCGCACGCCGCCCTGCTGCGACGCCCTGGTGGCGGCCGGCATTGCCCGTGTGGTGGTGGCGCTTCGCGACCCCAACCCGCTCGTTGGAGGCCACGGCCTGGGCCGGCTTCGCGCAGCCGGTGTGCAGACCCATCTGCTGCCAGTCGATCACCCGGTGGCCGTGGCGGCCCGGGAATTGAACATCGGATTTCTCTCCCGCATGGAGCGCGGTCGTCCGTTCGTGCGGATGAAAATCGCCGCTTCGCTGGACGGTCGCACCGCCCTGCACAACGGCGTCAGCCAGTGGATCACCGGCCCCGAGGCCCGTGCGGACGGCCATGCCTGGCGTCGCCGTGCGGGTGCCGTCCTCACCGGCATCGGCACGGCCAAGGAAGACAACCCTCGCCTGGATGTGCGGGAAGTCCCCACCCACCTGCAACCTCAACGGGTGCTGGTCGATTCACGCCTGACCCTGTTCCCGGAGGCCCGCCTGCTGGACGCACCCGGCCACCTGTGGGTCTACCATGCACAGCCTGACGCAGGTGCGCTGGGCCAGGCGCTGATGGCGCGCGGCGCAGCGTTGATCTCGCTGCCCGACCCGCATGGCAAGGTTGACCTGACGGCGATGATCCAGGACCTGGGCCGGCGTGGCATCAATGAATTGCATCTGGAAGCCGGCAACAAACTCAACGGCTCGCTGCTGCGCACCGGGTTGGTCGATGAGCTTCTGGTGTATCTCGCGCCCATGCTGTTGGGGGATGGCCGGGGCATGGTGGATCTGGGCCACCTGACCGCCCTGGACCAGGCGCCTCGTTACACCGTGGTCGATATGCGCCCAGTCGGGCAGGATATTCGCCTGCGTTTGCGCCCGGCTCCGCCGCAGACGCTGCAGCGGTAG
- the ribBA gene encoding bifunctional 3,4-dihydroxy-2-butanone-4-phosphate synthase/GTP cyclohydrolase II, translating into MPISPIPELVAELAAGRMVILVDEEDRENEGDLVLAADHVTPEAINFMAKYGRGLICLTLTRERCEQLQLPPMATRNGTKHGTAFTVSIEAATGVTTGISAADRARTVQAAVARNAVPADLVQPGHIFPLQAQDGGVLMRAGHTEAGCDLSRMAGLTPAGVICEIMNDDGTMARLPDLEVFAAQHGLKIGTIADLIEYRSRNESLVQRVTQRVMDTRQGAFNCHVFRDRTGGVHMALVTGEWKPEDEVLVRVHEPFSALDLLEAGRCGHSWPLPEALAAIQSQGRGVAVLLNCGEEPDGLLGRLQAPLGEEVRPAVDLRTYGVGAQILRELGVQRMKLLGSPRRMPSMTGYGLEVTGFQAAQNC; encoded by the coding sequence ATGCCTATTTCTCCGATTCCTGAGCTGGTGGCCGAACTGGCAGCCGGCCGCATGGTCATCCTGGTCGACGAAGAAGACCGTGAAAACGAGGGTGACCTTGTCCTTGCGGCCGACCATGTCACGCCCGAAGCCATCAACTTCATGGCCAAGTACGGCCGCGGCCTGATCTGCCTCACGCTCACCCGCGAGCGCTGCGAGCAGTTGCAGCTGCCGCCCATGGCCACCCGCAACGGCACCAAGCACGGCACCGCCTTCACCGTGTCGATCGAAGCGGCCACCGGCGTCACCACCGGCATCTCGGCGGCGGACCGCGCTCGTACCGTGCAGGCGGCCGTGGCCCGCAACGCCGTGCCGGCCGACCTGGTGCAGCCCGGCCACATCTTCCCGCTGCAGGCGCAAGATGGCGGCGTGCTGATGCGCGCGGGTCACACCGAAGCCGGTTGCGACCTCTCGCGCATGGCCGGCCTGACCCCTGCCGGCGTGATCTGCGAGATCATGAACGACGACGGCACCATGGCCCGCCTGCCGGATCTGGAAGTGTTCGCCGCGCAGCATGGTCTCAAGATCGGCACCATCGCCGACCTGATCGAATACCGCAGCCGCAATGAATCGCTGGTGCAACGCGTCACCCAGCGGGTGATGGACACCCGCCAGGGCGCATTCAACTGCCACGTCTTCCGCGACCGCACCGGCGGGGTCCACATGGCCCTGGTGACGGGCGAATGGAAGCCGGAAGACGAGGTGCTGGTGCGCGTGCATGAACCCTTCTCCGCCCTGGATCTGCTGGAAGCCGGCCGCTGCGGCCACTCCTGGCCGCTGCCGGAAGCCCTGGCAGCCATCCAGTCGCAAGGGCGCGGCGTGGCCGTGCTGCTGAACTGTGGTGAAGAACCGGACGGTCTGCTGGGCCGCCTGCAAGCGCCGCTGGGCGAAGAGGTCCGCCCTGCGGTGGACCTTCGCACCTACGGCGTCGGCGCGCAGATCCTGCGTGAGCTGGGCGTTCAGCGCATGAAGCTGCTGGGCAGCCCCCGCCGCATGCCCAGCATGACTGGCTATGGGCTGGAAGTGACCGGCTTCCAGGCCGCACAGAACTGCTGA
- the ribH gene encoding 6,7-dimethyl-8-ribityllumazine synthase gives MQGSDKGHTTTLNGQGLRVGIVQARFNDTLTTALAKACLSSLKQHGVADADIRHVTVPGALEVPVALQAMARSGRFDALVALGCIIRGETYHFELVANESGAGVTRLTLDHGLPIANAILTVENEAQAWARTEEKGRDAGTVAVEMALLLKELQ, from the coding sequence ATGCAAGGATCTGACAAGGGTCACACGACCACTCTGAACGGCCAGGGCCTGCGCGTGGGCATCGTGCAGGCGCGGTTCAATGACACGCTCACCACCGCGCTGGCCAAAGCCTGCCTGAGCTCGCTCAAGCAGCACGGCGTGGCCGATGCCGACATCCGCCACGTCACGGTGCCGGGCGCACTGGAAGTGCCGGTGGCACTGCAAGCCATGGCCCGCAGCGGACGCTTCGACGCCCTGGTGGCGCTGGGCTGCATCATCCGTGGTGAAACCTACCACTTCGAATTGGTGGCCAATGAAAGCGGCGCTGGCGTCACCCGCCTGACGCTCGATCATGGCCTGCCCATTGCCAATGCCATCCTGACCGTCGAGAACGAAGCCCAGGCCTGGGCGCGTACCGAGGAAAAGGGCCGCGATGCCGGCACCGTCGCGGTCGAAATGGCTCTGCTGCTGAAAGAACTCCAGTGA
- the nusB gene encoding transcription antitermination factor NusB has protein sequence MTSKDNLSKPAPKPGAKRPAVKSARRRAREHALQSVYQWLLTGDDLGVIDAHTREQEGFDKSDRGHYDKLFTGAVEEAASLDEVLARHADRKTTELSPIEHAILMLGAYELKHCIDIPYKVAINEAVELAKSFGGTDGHKYVNGVLDRAAEDLRPVEVKAARG, from the coding sequence GTGACCTCCAAGGACAACCTCTCCAAACCCGCCCCCAAGCCGGGCGCCAAGCGTCCGGCCGTCAAGTCGGCCCGTCGCCGTGCGCGTGAGCATGCATTGCAAAGCGTCTACCAGTGGCTGCTGACGGGTGACGACCTGGGCGTCATTGATGCCCACACCCGCGAGCAGGAAGGCTTCGACAAGAGCGACCGGGGCCACTACGACAAGCTGTTCACCGGCGCCGTCGAAGAAGCCGCCTCGCTGGACGAAGTGCTGGCCCGCCATGCGGACCGCAAGACCACCGAGCTGTCGCCCATCGAACACGCCATCCTGATGCTGGGGGCCTACGAGCTCAAGCACTGCATCGACATCCCCTACAAGGTGGCCATCAATGAGGCGGTCGAGCTGGCCAAGTCGTTTGGCGGCACCGACGGCCACAAGTACGTCAACGGCGTGCTGGACCGTGCCGCAGAAGACCTGCGCCCGGTCGAGGTGAAGGCCGCACGCGGCTGA
- a CDS encoding pyridoxal phosphate-dependent aminotransferase produces MHLASRVDRIQPFYVMECAKRADEIARSAVCDPGQGGRHMIYLNIGEPDFGASAAVREAASRFTAAGQVPYTQATGLVALRQRLSDWYRNTQNLNIAPERIVITAGASAALQLACLALFERGDEVLMPDPSYPCNRHFVAAVDATPVLLPAGADQRFQLNLAQVQQHWTDQSRGVLLASPSNPTGTSIAPDELARIHAFVRERGGVTVVDEIYQALSYDDRYRRSALALGDDVVSINSFSKYFGMTGWRLGWLVLPDSMVYPVEKLAQNLYICPSTIAQKAALANFEPASLTEFERRRDELRRRRDMVVPALNAMGLPVPVLPDGAFYAWADASGTGLGSWDLCMDLMQHAQVALTPGRDFGPAFGERFLRLSFASSMDDLREALERIRVRLGQLTSS; encoded by the coding sequence ATCCACCTTGCCAGCCGCGTAGACCGCATCCAGCCCTTCTACGTCATGGAATGCGCCAAGCGCGCCGACGAGATTGCACGCTCCGCCGTCTGCGACCCGGGCCAGGGTGGCCGGCACATGATCTATCTGAACATCGGCGAACCGGACTTCGGTGCCAGTGCCGCTGTCCGCGAGGCGGCATCGCGCTTCACCGCCGCCGGTCAGGTGCCCTACACCCAGGCCACCGGCCTCGTGGCCCTGCGCCAGCGCCTGTCCGACTGGTACCGCAACACCCAGAACCTCAACATCGCGCCGGAGCGCATCGTGATCACCGCCGGGGCGTCGGCGGCGTTGCAGCTCGCCTGCCTCGCCCTCTTCGAGCGTGGGGATGAAGTGCTCATGCCGGACCCCAGCTATCCGTGCAACCGGCATTTCGTTGCTGCGGTGGATGCCACCCCGGTCCTGCTGCCGGCGGGCGCCGATCAACGCTTCCAGCTGAACCTGGCCCAGGTGCAGCAGCACTGGACCGACCAGAGCCGCGGTGTGCTGCTGGCCTCGCCCAGCAACCCGACCGGCACTTCCATCGCCCCGGACGAACTCGCCCGCATCCATGCCTTTGTGCGCGAGCGCGGCGGCGTCACCGTGGTGGACGAGATCTACCAGGCCCTGAGTTATGACGACCGCTACCGCCGCAGCGCCCTGGCGCTGGGCGATGACGTGGTGTCCATCAACAGTTTCTCCAAATATTTCGGGATGACCGGCTGGCGTCTGGGCTGGCTGGTGCTGCCCGACAGCATGGTCTATCCGGTGGAGAAACTGGCCCAGAACCTCTACATCTGCCCGTCCACCATCGCCCAGAAGGCCGCGCTGGCCAACTTCGAGCCAGCATCACTGACCGAATTTGAACGCCGCCGCGACGAACTGCGCCGCCGTCGCGACATGGTTGTGCCCGCTCTGAACGCCATGGGCCTGCCCGTCCCGGTCCTGCCGGATGGCGCCTTTTATGCCTGGGCCGACGCTTCCGGCACCGGCCTGGGCAGTTGGGACCTCTGCATGGACCTCATGCAGCATGCCCAGGTGGCCCTCACCCCGGGCCGTGACTTTGGCCCGGCCTTCGGCGAGCGCTTCCTGCGCCTCTCGTTTGCCAGCAGCATGGACGATCTGCGTGAGGCCCTGGAGCGCATCCGTGTGCGCCTGGGCCAATTGACCTCCTCATGA